One stretch of Tenacibaculum sp. MAR_2010_89 DNA includes these proteins:
- a CDS encoding tetratricopeptide repeat protein, whose translation MRINCIKKNVFFLLFLACTTGIIAQKTTFNATDNADFYKATELYNNKAYAAAQKLFVKTSKESEPHKNIKADADYYDAMCAIKLVQDDANDKVLSFVENHPYSNKKEKAYLNVGNYYFSNRKAAHALKWYQKVNDKLLNQEEKNELNYKIGYCLLVSNYLKDAKERFKMLLGNPIYGNDARYFYGYIAYKQENFGEAEDNLSQLANDATYQAKANYYILDISFKAGRFDKSVQIGEKLLNTSKDKKEVSQISKIIGESYFNLKQYDKAIPYLTKYRGTKGKWTNTDYYYLGYAYYKKGNYETAIKNFNKIIGGTNKVAQNAYYHLGECYLRLDKKAEALNAFKNASEMDFDSKITEGSWLNYAKLSYDQGNPYKSVPEVLKEYLAKYPLSPENSEISELLITSYLHQRDYVGALEYLNSNKKNPENEKLANEVSLYRGIQLFNEQKLNEAKPYFFNATKAENAITVNKANYWLAETEYLLGNYNTALTQFLLVTDDSSASFNQLDYNIGYTFFKLKKYSDAANHFQQFLDKKNDNNDLNDDASNRLGDAFYATKKYNKAIAAYNKVIQEGGTGADYAQYQTAMSYGFLGKSDDKIENLRKISNSYEDSQLKDDALFQLGNTYTTTGSVPKAQAAYNRILTKHPKSSYAPSVLLRQGLLYYNNNNNNKAIQKYKAVVAKYPNSNEAKQAVTNVKNVYIDIGKVDEYASWVKNVKFVNVSNAELDNATYQSAENKFLENNTNKAIEGFTNYLQRFPNGVNALKAHFYLAQSLNKIKKGTAAKPHYEYVAAQSKNEFTEESLAKLGQIYLDNDDWKNGIRILQQLEKEANYPQNIIFAQSNLMKGYYNDNKYSDAITYAEKVLSNGKIDNSVIEDAKIIIARASLKTDDYQTAEEFFIEVNKKATGKLKAECLYYNAFFLNDHKEYDESNKAIQNLIANYSNYKYWGVKSYIIMAKNHYALKDAYQATYILENIIKNFTQYKDVIEEAKNELRTIKNKEAKTNESVTKQN comes from the coding sequence ATGAGAATTAATTGTATTAAAAAGAATGTTTTCTTTTTACTTTTTTTAGCTTGTACAACTGGTATTATTGCACAAAAAACAACATTTAATGCAACAGATAATGCTGATTTTTACAAAGCTACTGAACTTTATAATAATAAAGCTTATGCCGCAGCACAAAAGCTTTTTGTTAAAACTTCAAAAGAATCTGAACCTCATAAAAACATAAAAGCTGATGCCGATTATTATGACGCAATGTGTGCTATAAAGCTGGTTCAAGATGATGCTAACGATAAAGTTTTAAGCTTTGTTGAAAACCATCCGTATAGTAATAAAAAAGAAAAAGCATATTTAAATGTAGGTAATTATTATTTTTCTAATCGTAAAGCTGCACATGCTTTAAAATGGTATCAAAAAGTAAATGATAAGTTATTAAACCAAGAAGAAAAAAACGAATTAAATTATAAAATAGGTTACTGTCTTTTAGTTTCAAACTACTTAAAAGATGCTAAAGAACGTTTTAAAATGCTATTAGGAAATCCTATATACGGTAATGATGCTCGTTATTTTTATGGATACATAGCCTATAAACAAGAAAACTTTGGTGAAGCAGAAGACAACTTAAGTCAATTAGCTAATGACGCTACTTATCAAGCAAAAGCTAACTATTATATTTTAGATATTAGTTTTAAAGCTGGTCGTTTTGATAAATCTGTTCAAATTGGTGAAAAATTATTAAACACTTCTAAAGACAAAAAAGAAGTTTCTCAAATTTCAAAAATTATTGGAGAAAGTTATTTTAACTTAAAGCAATACGATAAGGCTATTCCTTACCTTACAAAGTATAGAGGTACTAAAGGAAAGTGGACTAATACTGATTACTATTATTTAGGATACGCATATTATAAAAAGGGAAACTATGAAACTGCTATTAAAAATTTTAATAAAATTATTGGCGGTACCAATAAAGTAGCTCAAAATGCATACTATCATTTAGGAGAATGTTATTTAAGACTTGACAAAAAAGCTGAAGCTTTAAATGCTTTTAAAAATGCAAGTGAAATGGATTTTGATTCTAAAATTACTGAAGGTTCATGGTTAAATTACGCTAAACTAAGTTATGACCAAGGAAATCCTTATAAAAGTGTACCTGAAGTTTTAAAAGAATATTTGGCTAAATATCCACTTTCTCCTGAAAATAGTGAAATTAGCGAACTTTTAATAACCTCATACCTACATCAAAGAGATTACGTAGGAGCTTTAGAATACTTAAACAGCAACAAGAAAAACCCTGAAAATGAAAAACTAGCTAATGAGGTTTCTTTATACAGAGGTATTCAACTGTTTAATGAGCAAAAGTTAAACGAAGCCAAACCTTATTTTTTTAATGCAACAAAAGCTGAAAATGCTATTACTGTTAATAAAGCAAATTATTGGTTAGCAGAAACTGAATATTTATTAGGCAACTATAATACTGCTTTAACTCAATTTTTATTAGTTACTGATGATTCTTCTGCGAGCTTCAATCAGTTAGATTATAATATTGGTTACACTTTTTTCAAATTAAAAAAGTATAGTGATGCTGCTAATCATTTTCAACAGTTTTTAGATAAAAAAAATGATAATAACGATTTAAATGACGATGCTTCAAATAGATTAGGAGATGCTTTTTATGCCACTAAAAAATATAACAAAGCAATTGCTGCCTATAATAAAGTTATTCAAGAAGGAGGTACTGGAGCAGATTATGCACAATACCAAACAGCTATGAGCTATGGTTTTTTAGGCAAAAGTGATGATAAAATAGAAAACCTAAGAAAAATTTCTAATAGTTATGAAGATTCTCAATTAAAAGATGATGCTTTATTTCAGCTAGGAAATACATATACAACAACAGGTAGTGTTCCTAAAGCGCAAGCTGCATATAATAGAATACTAACTAAACATCCTAAAAGCAGTTATGCTCCAAGTGTTTTACTTCGTCAAGGTCTTTTATATTACAACAACAATAACAACAACAAAGCTATACAAAAATATAAAGCTGTTGTAGCTAAATATCCTAATTCAAATGAAGCTAAACAAGCGGTTACTAACGTTAAAAATGTATATATAGACATAGGTAAAGTTGATGAATATGCTTCTTGGGTTAAAAATGTAAAATTTGTAAATGTATCAAATGCCGAGTTAGACAATGCTACCTACCAATCTGCTGAAAACAAATTTCTAGAAAACAACACTAACAAAGCTATTGAAGGTTTTACAAATTACCTACAACGTTTTCCGAATGGAGTAAATGCTTTAAAAGCTCATTTTTATTTAGCGCAATCATTAAATAAAATTAAAAAAGGAACTGCTGCCAAACCACATTATGAATATGTAGCTGCACAAAGTAAAAATGAATTTACTGAAGAGTCTTTAGCTAAACTTGGACAAATTTACTTAGACAATGATGATTGGAAAAATGGAATTCGAATTCTACAACAATTAGAAAAAGAAGCAAACTATCCTCAAAATATCATTTTTGCGCAAAGTAATTTAATGAAAGGTTATTATAATGACAATAAGTACTCAGATGCAATTACCTACGCTGAAAAAGTTTTAAGTAATGGAAAAATAGATAACTCAGTTATAGAAGATGCTAAAATTATTATAGCTCGTGCATCACTTAAAACTGATGATTATCAAACTGCTGAAGAGTTCTTTATAGAGGTGAATAAAAAAGCCACTGGAAAACTGAAAGCTGAATGCCTTTATTACAATGCTTTCTTCTTAAATGATCATAAAGAATACGATGAATCTAATAAAGCTATTCAAAATTTAATAGCTAATTATTCTAACTATAAATATTGGGGAGTTAAAAGCTATATTATTATGGCTAAAAATCATTACGCTTTAAAAGATGCGTACCAAGCAACCTATATTTTAGAGAATATTATTAAAAATTTCACTCAATATAAAGACGTAATTGAAGAAGCTAAAAACGAATTACGTACTATTAAAAATAAAGAAGCAAAAACCAACGAATCAGTAACTAAACAAAACTAA
- a CDS encoding MerC domain-containing protein, with protein sequence MKLTLSKSDNIGILASTLCMLHCIATPFLFIVQTCSTSCCNATPTWWQWIDYIFLTISFFAVYHSTKNSSNTIIKPALWINWLALFTVILNEKTQLINLHETIKYIVALLLVGLHLYNQKYCQCKNDKCCTKHG encoded by the coding sequence ATGAAACTTACTTTATCTAAATCAGATAATATTGGTATTCTTGCTAGTACATTATGCATGCTTCATTGCATTGCTACTCCTTTTTTATTTATTGTACAAACTTGCTCAACGAGCTGTTGTAATGCAACACCAACATGGTGGCAATGGATAGATTACATCTTTTTAACTATTTCTTTTTTTGCTGTTTATCATTCTACCAAAAACTCTTCTAATACTATAATTAAACCTGCTTTATGGATAAATTGGTTAGCTTTATTTACAGTAATTCTTAATGAGAAAACACAGTTAATCAATCTTCATGAAACAATTAAATACATAGTAGCACTTTTACTAGTGGGACTTCATTTATATAATCAAAAATATTGTCAATGTAAAAATGACAAATGCTGCACAAAACATGGATAA
- the folE gene encoding GTP cyclohydrolase I FolE gives MDKKQIELIGDNHISSNIETPLLPNAFDKSDDEKIKNIELYFGKIMTELGLDLTDDSLSGTPYRVAKMYVKELFYGLAPKNKPKLSIFENKYGYKKMLVEQNITIDSACEHHFLPITGHAHIAYVPKDKVIGLSKINRLVDYYAHRPQVQERLSLQILKNLQNVLKTDDVIVMICAKHLCVSSRGIKDKDSYTTTLEYGGSFSDKLNRDEFINIINNQTP, from the coding sequence ATGGATAAAAAACAAATTGAATTAATTGGAGACAACCACATAAGCTCTAACATAGAAACGCCTTTATTACCAAATGCTTTTGATAAATCTGATGATGAAAAGATTAAAAATATAGAGCTTTATTTTGGAAAAATAATGACTGAACTTGGACTCGATTTAACTGATGATAGTTTATCTGGAACACCATATAGAGTTGCTAAAATGTATGTGAAAGAATTATTTTATGGCTTAGCTCCAAAAAACAAACCAAAACTATCCATATTTGAAAATAAATATGGCTACAAAAAAATGTTAGTTGAGCAGAATATCACAATTGATTCAGCTTGTGAACACCATTTTTTACCCATAACTGGACATGCCCATATTGCTTATGTACCAAAAGATAAAGTAATCGGTTTATCAAAAATAAACAGATTAGTAGATTACTATGCACATCGCCCACAAGTGCAAGAAAGATTATCTCTACAAATTCTTAAAAATTTACAAAACGTTTTAAAAACAGATGATGTAATTGTAATGATATGCGCTAAACATCTATGTGTTTCTTCAAGAGGTATAAAAGATAAAGATAGCTACACAACAACTTTAGAGTATGGCGGATCTTTTAGTGATAAATTAAATCGTGACGAATTTATAAATATAATTAATAATCAAACACCATAA